In Prochlorococcus marinus str. MIT 1214, one DNA window encodes the following:
- a CDS encoding hyperconserved protein Hcp, which produces MELDLQPGDVVKVLESAALGWVRARVIRVKSGGRVVVQSDQGREFTARGNQVRLIEPAGFRP; this is translated from the coding sequence ATGGAGTTGGATCTTCAACCTGGCGATGTCGTAAAAGTTCTTGAGTCAGCCGCATTAGGCTGGGTCAGGGCTCGAGTTATTCGTGTAAAATCAGGTGGCCGTGTAGTAGTTCAAAGCGACCAAGGCCGCGAGTTCACAGCTCGTGGGAATCAGGTTAGGCTCATAGAGCCTGCAGGTTTCCGTCCTTAA
- the map gene encoding type I methionyl aminopeptidase, giving the protein MKLFSDLLSSVNSKVPINNGPVINQRRGVEIKSAREIEIMRKSSKIVATVLSEIRDLVKPGMSTLDLDKYAEKRIRDHNAEPSFKGYHGFPGSICSSINNEVVHGIPSKTKIINDGDLLKVDTGAFYNGYHGDSCITICVGNTSDKAIELSRVAKEALMLGIKQIKPQNKLLDIAGAIEDYVKDNGFSIVEDYTGHGVGRNLHEEPSVFNFRTNDLPNVTLREGMTIAVEPIINFGSKYCKTLRDGWTVITKDGNLSAQWEHTVLVTKNGFEILTDRGD; this is encoded by the coding sequence ATGAAACTTTTTTCTGATCTTCTTTCTTCTGTAAATTCAAAAGTGCCTATCAATAATGGTCCTGTTATTAATCAAAGGAGAGGAGTGGAAATCAAGTCTGCAAGAGAGATAGAAATCATGCGTAAATCTAGTAAAATAGTTGCAACCGTATTGAGTGAAATAAGAGATTTAGTTAAACCCGGGATGTCTACTTTGGATCTAGATAAATATGCAGAAAAACGAATAAGAGATCATAATGCCGAACCTAGCTTCAAAGGATATCATGGTTTCCCAGGCAGTATATGTTCAAGTATAAATAACGAAGTTGTTCATGGAATCCCAAGTAAGACGAAAATTATTAATGATGGAGATTTACTTAAAGTAGATACGGGAGCTTTTTATAATGGTTACCATGGAGATAGCTGTATAACTATCTGCGTAGGTAATACATCTGATAAAGCAATTGAACTAAGTAGGGTAGCAAAAGAAGCTTTAATGCTTGGAATAAAACAAATTAAGCCACAAAATAAACTTCTTGATATAGCGGGAGCGATAGAAGATTATGTTAAAGATAATGGTTTTAGTATTGTCGAAGATTACACCGGACATGGCGTAGGTAGGAATCTTCATGAAGAGCCTTCAGTATTTAATTTTAGAACTAATGATTTGCCAAATGTTACTCTGCGAGAAGGGATGACTATTGCAGTGGAACCTATAATTAACTTTGGATCAAAGTACTGCAAGACACTTCGTGATGGATGGACGGTAATTACAAAAGATGGAAATCTATCTGCTCAATGGGAGCATACTGTCTTAGTTACGAAAAATGGGTTTGAAATACTAACTGATAGAGGAGATTGA
- a CDS encoding SDR family oxidoreductase, which translates to MNKNLSNNSRFKGLRIAITGANGSLGKSLIEVLKKKGAYVVGLTHERKNNSDSSESTPDERIIWSCGKEKLLSKTLANIDILILNHGFNPKQMIDSNDINKAIEINSLSHWRLIEIFENLDISNNLNNYSPKEVWVNTSEAEIQIAFSPVYEITKRLIGELVSLKKSNLLMGKRNSFIIRKLILGPFKSKLNPQGIMSPEFVARKIIQKAEDDTYLIIVTPNPITYLLMPLAESIRILYSRFIKSIYSNPPR; encoded by the coding sequence ATGAACAAAAACTTGTCAAACAACTCAAGGTTTAAAGGTTTAAGAATTGCCATAACTGGTGCAAATGGAAGCCTTGGGAAGTCACTTATTGAAGTACTTAAAAAAAAAGGGGCTTATGTAGTTGGTCTAACTCATGAAAGAAAAAACAATAGTGACTCTTCTGAAAGCACTCCGGATGAAAGGATTATTTGGTCATGTGGGAAAGAAAAACTCCTTTCAAAAACCCTTGCTAATATTGATATTTTAATACTTAATCATGGATTTAATCCAAAACAAATGATTGATTCAAATGATATAAATAAAGCCATAGAAATAAATTCTCTTAGTCATTGGAGATTAATAGAAATTTTTGAGAATTTAGACATATCTAATAATTTAAACAATTACAGTCCAAAGGAAGTATGGGTAAATACATCTGAAGCAGAGATTCAAATAGCTTTTAGTCCGGTATATGAAATAACGAAACGACTGATAGGTGAACTTGTAAGTCTAAAAAAAAGTAATTTATTAATGGGAAAAAGAAATTCATTTATTATCAGAAAATTAATCTTAGGTCCTTTTAAATCAAAACTAAATCCACAAGGAATCATGAGCCCTGAATTTGTAGCAAGGAAGATAATACAAAAAGCAGAAGATGATACTTATTTAATCATAGTAACTCCTAATCCCATAACTTATTTATTAATGCCATTAGCTGAATCAATTAGAATATTATACTCAAGATTTATAAAAAGTATTTACTCAAATCCCCCCCGTTAA
- a CDS encoding phosphotransacetylase family protein → MSKTFLIGSCEPFSGKSALVLGIARNLIASNHLVRFGKPLATSLELNVSERGDIQDMIDDDVRFVGETLQLSAENLISSIQFLAASTASKRIEENILDPGVEFNELKLSLNSSNEAINILEAAGSLHEGLLYGLSLSQLAKGLNAKVILAHFWQDSRSVEALLEAKNQLGDNLCGVVLNAVNPDQIKDIKENIVPSLKSLGLDVFGVMPRSPLLRSVTVEELVRRLNARVICCSDRLELMVETLSIGAMSVNSAMEFFRRRRNMAVVTGADRTDIQLAALEASTQCLILTGAGEPLPQLINRSEELDVPLLKVDRDTLSTVEVIEQAFGHVRLHETVKATYAFRLVQEHCDLDRIFKTLGISS, encoded by the coding sequence ATGAGCAAGACCTTTCTAATTGGATCATGTGAACCATTTAGCGGTAAGTCAGCATTAGTTCTTGGTATTGCAAGAAATTTAATTGCTTCAAATCATTTGGTTAGATTTGGTAAACCATTAGCCACAAGCCTTGAATTGAATGTCTCTGAAAGAGGAGACATTCAAGATATGATTGATGACGATGTCAGGTTTGTTGGCGAGACATTACAATTATCTGCTGAGAACTTAATATCTTCCATTCAATTCTTAGCCGCCTCTACTGCTAGTAAAAGGATTGAAGAGAATATCTTAGATCCTGGGGTTGAATTTAACGAGTTGAAGCTATCTCTTAACTCTTCTAATGAGGCTATAAATATTCTTGAAGCAGCAGGCAGCTTGCATGAGGGACTCTTATATGGATTAAGTCTCAGTCAACTTGCTAAAGGTTTAAACGCTAAAGTTATACTTGCTCATTTTTGGCAAGATAGTAGAAGTGTTGAAGCTTTATTGGAGGCTAAAAATCAATTAGGAGATAATCTATGTGGAGTTGTCTTAAATGCTGTTAACCCTGATCAAATAAAAGATATCAAAGAAAATATAGTCCCATCTCTTAAGTCGCTAGGCTTAGATGTCTTTGGAGTAATGCCTAGGTCTCCTTTATTGAGGAGTGTCACTGTTGAAGAATTGGTGAGACGTTTGAATGCGCGAGTTATTTGTTGTTCTGACAGGCTTGAGCTGATGGTCGAGACGTTGAGTATTGGCGCGATGAGTGTTAATTCTGCAATGGAATTTTTTCGAAGAAGACGTAATATGGCAGTAGTGACTGGTGCTGATCGAACAGATATCCAATTAGCGGCTTTGGAAGCCTCTACTCAATGCTTGATACTGACAGGTGCTGGCGAGCCACTACCGCAATTAATTAATAGATCAGAAGAGTTAGATGTCCCTTTGCTAAAAGTTGATAGAGATACTCTTTCAACAGTTGAAGTTATTGAGCAAGCTTTTGGTCATGTACGTCTTCATGAGACAGTCAAAGCTACCTATGCTTTTCGATTAGTACAAGAACATTGTGATCTTGATCGAATCTTTAAAACTTTAGGAATTTCTTCTTGA
- a CDS encoding DNA recombination-mediator protein A, producing the protein MSLSRSLDLPTLGRVDTLAQELALLKNEGKRRIAFLGSRHVPVVSIHIVELIARSLAQEGHSIITSGSQGVNAAVIRAVLDVNPSLLTVLLPQSLDRQTAEVKDLLGSVLHLIEKEDNNDLPLPMASSLCNQEIINRCDQLICFAFHDSETLLSSCHSAEDMGKVVSLMFFD; encoded by the coding sequence ATGTCCTTGAGTCGATCACTCGATCTTCCTACATTGGGACGAGTTGATACTCTCGCTCAGGAATTGGCCTTGTTGAAAAACGAGGGGAAAAGAAGGATTGCATTTTTAGGGAGCAGGCATGTTCCTGTTGTTTCTATACATATAGTCGAATTAATTGCACGGTCTTTGGCTCAAGAGGGACATTCGATAATAACTTCAGGTTCTCAAGGTGTAAATGCTGCAGTAATTAGAGCGGTTCTAGATGTTAATCCATCTCTCTTAACAGTTTTGTTGCCTCAGTCTCTTGATAGGCAAACCGCAGAAGTCAAGGATCTTCTTGGTAGTGTTTTACATTTAATAGAGAAAGAAGACAATAATGATTTACCTTTGCCAATGGCAAGTAGTCTTTGTAATCAAGAAATTATTAACAGATGTGATCAATTGATTTGTTTCGCATTTCATGACAGTGAAACATTATTGAGTAGTTGCCATAGTGCTGAAGATATGGGGAAAGTTGTGAGTTTGATGTTTTTTGATTAA
- a CDS encoding cation:proton antiporter translates to MTPERLGLLWGITVFSGAGARLLSVLTGLPGVVLLLLSGLLIGRSGLGLVEPLDLGKGLETIVGLLVSLVLFDGGLNLRFPGGTIKSIVLRISSIRLIISLAAGFFAAHWFAGLGWSVAGVYSAIVLATGPTVVTPLVRQIRLASPLSEVLEAEGLILEPIGAVLALLLLELVVGDLHGWRELLLGLLSRLGGGVLIGSIAGLLLSEGLKRLRSEPYIGIRLQLTLGVIFLLYGVCEWLLPESGLPASVAAGFVVGQRPSTQANELDKLIRELAQLAITMLFPLLAADVSWGELSPLGWGGITCVLFLMIVVRPIAIAIATFGLPLENKQRLFLGWLAPRGIVTAAVASLFSIRLEQAGVLGAGKLQGLVFLTILMTVGIQGLTAQPLAKILGLLDEDKDLDKPTNSGSIFTES, encoded by the coding sequence ATGACTCCTGAGAGGCTGGGCTTGCTTTGGGGTATCACAGTTTTTTCTGGAGCTGGAGCAAGATTATTATCAGTACTAACAGGACTTCCTGGGGTAGTTTTATTGTTGCTATCTGGCTTGTTGATTGGGAGGTCAGGACTTGGATTGGTTGAACCTTTAGATCTAGGAAAAGGATTGGAGACAATAGTTGGTTTATTGGTAAGCCTTGTTTTATTTGATGGTGGCTTAAATCTTCGATTTCCTGGGGGGACAATTAAGTCAATAGTTCTAAGAATTTCTTCAATAAGATTAATTATTTCATTGGCAGCCGGATTTTTTGCCGCGCATTGGTTTGCAGGGCTTGGTTGGTCCGTAGCAGGTGTTTACAGCGCAATTGTTCTTGCTACTGGACCAACTGTTGTAACACCATTAGTTCGACAAATTCGACTCGCATCCCCATTAAGTGAAGTGCTTGAAGCTGAAGGTTTGATCCTAGAACCCATAGGAGCGGTGTTAGCACTTTTATTGTTAGAGCTTGTTGTAGGAGATCTGCATGGCTGGAGAGAGCTACTCCTTGGTTTACTTTCAAGGCTTGGTGGAGGCGTTCTAATTGGTTCAATAGCAGGCCTATTGTTATCAGAAGGTTTGAAGCGCTTACGATCCGAACCTTATATTGGGATCAGATTGCAACTTACTCTTGGGGTAATTTTTTTACTTTATGGAGTATGCGAATGGTTATTACCTGAATCAGGATTGCCTGCATCTGTTGCCGCAGGTTTTGTTGTCGGACAAAGACCTTCTACTCAGGCGAATGAGCTTGATAAATTAATAAGAGAATTAGCTCAGTTAGCGATAACTATGCTTTTCCCTCTTCTTGCTGCAGACGTTTCATGGGGGGAACTAAGTCCATTGGGGTGGGGAGGTATAACTTGTGTACTTTTTTTGATGATCGTAGTAAGGCCAATAGCTATTGCGATAGCAACATTTGGATTACCTCTTGAAAACAAACAAAGATTATTTCTTGGTTGGTTAGCTCCTCGTGGAATAGTCACTGCCGCAGTGGCTTCTTTATTTTCCATTAGATTGGAACAGGCAGGTGTCTTAGGAGCTGGAAAACTTCAAGGATTAGTTTTTTTAACAATATTGATGACAGTAGGTATACAAGGCTTAACAGCTCAACCTTTGGCGAAAATATTGGGTTTATTGGATGAAGATAAAGATCTAGATAAACCGACTAATTCGGGATCTATCTTTACTGAATCTTGA
- the gltX gene encoding glutamate--tRNA ligase encodes MKVRVRLAPSPTGTLHLGTARTALFNWLFAKKEGGTFLLRIEDTDIERSKEEYIKNIYDGLEWLGINWDESPTIQSERVNEHKQVIKTLIDKGFAYKCYASEAELEEMRETQKRNGLAPKYDNRHRNLTPEQESEFIKAGREPVIRFKISDEKLISWNDLIRGKMTWSGKDLGGDMVIARRAPANSIGDPLYNLVVVADDSAMKISHVIRGEDHLANTAKQILLYEALDLNIPVFAHTPLILNSEGKKLSKRDGVTSISEFKEMGYTSEAMANYMTLLGWSVPEGINERFKISEISKIFSFKKVNKASAKFDWDKLNWLNSQVIHEMSVETLLEYLDPLFKENGWHLPSKEWGIHLLELIGPSLVLINDGVTQAKPFFEEPELSDDGKKQLEIKEAKIVLKFILQKLENSDAASFSKEEAFNLINQTTKNCEVKKGLVMKSLRAALFGTLNGPDLIQSWILLSRFSKDRSRISRFI; translated from the coding sequence TTGAAAGTTAGGGTAAGGTTGGCACCAAGTCCAACGGGAACACTTCATCTAGGAACAGCAAGAACGGCTCTATTTAACTGGCTATTTGCAAAAAAAGAAGGTGGAACTTTTCTCTTAAGAATTGAAGATACTGATATTGAAAGATCAAAAGAAGAATATATAAAGAACATATATGACGGGCTCGAGTGGCTAGGAATCAACTGGGATGAATCCCCAACAATTCAAAGCGAAAGAGTAAATGAACATAAACAAGTTATAAAAACTCTTATAGATAAAGGATTTGCTTACAAGTGTTATGCATCAGAAGCTGAACTAGAAGAAATGAGAGAAACTCAAAAGCGAAATGGATTAGCTCCAAAATACGACAATAGGCACAGAAACTTAACTCCAGAGCAAGAATCAGAATTTATAAAGGCTGGAAGAGAACCTGTTATCAGATTCAAAATCAGTGATGAAAAATTAATTTCATGGAATGACTTAATCCGAGGAAAAATGACTTGGAGTGGTAAAGATTTAGGCGGTGACATGGTCATCGCGAGAAGAGCACCAGCAAATTCAATTGGTGATCCATTGTACAATTTAGTAGTTGTAGCAGATGATTCTGCAATGAAAATCTCTCATGTAATAAGGGGAGAAGATCATCTTGCTAATACCGCAAAGCAAATACTTCTTTACGAAGCTCTTGATCTAAACATTCCAGTTTTCGCTCATACTCCTTTAATTCTTAATTCTGAAGGTAAAAAACTTTCAAAAAGGGATGGGGTTACTTCAATTTCTGAATTCAAAGAAATGGGGTATACATCTGAGGCAATGGCAAATTATATGACTCTTCTTGGCTGGTCTGTTCCAGAAGGAATAAATGAAAGATTTAAAATTTCAGAAATTTCAAAGATTTTCAGTTTTAAAAAGGTTAATAAAGCTTCAGCAAAATTTGATTGGGACAAATTGAACTGGCTCAACTCTCAAGTAATACATGAAATGTCAGTCGAAACTTTATTAGAGTATTTAGATCCTTTGTTTAAAGAAAATGGATGGCATCTTCCAAGTAAAGAATGGGGAATCCATCTCTTAGAGCTAATAGGACCATCCCTGGTTCTTATTAATGATGGAGTTACTCAGGCTAAGCCTTTTTTTGAAGAGCCGGAATTAAGTGATGATGGCAAAAAGCAATTGGAAATAAAAGAAGCAAAAATAGTTTTAAAGTTTATCCTTCAAAAGTTGGAAAACTCAGATGCTGCATCCTTTTCCAAAGAGGAAGCGTTTAATTTAATAAATCAAACTACAAAAAACTGCGAAGTAAAAAAAGGTCTTGTTATGAAAAGTCTTAGAGCTGCGCTATTTGGAACTCTGAATGGGCCTGATTTAATTCAAAGTTGGATTTTACTCTCAAGATTCAGTAAAGATAGATCCCGAATTAGTCGGTTTATCTAG
- the hemL gene encoding glutamate-1-semialdehyde 2,1-aminomutase — translation MTDALNTKRSEEIFGSAKNLMPGGVSSPVRAFKSVEGDPIVFDRVKGPYAWDVDGNRYIDYVGSWGPAICGHAHPEVISALQETLEKGTSFGAPCVLENKLAEMVIDAVPSVEMVRFVNSGTEACMAVLRLMRAFTGRDKVIKFEGCYHGHADMFLVKAGSGVATLGLPDSPGVPRSTTANTLTAPYNDLEAVKELFAENPDAISGVILEPVVGNAGFITPEPGFLEGLREVTQENGALLVFDEVMTGFRISYGGAQERFGVTPDLTTMGKVIGGGLPVGAYGGRKEIMSMVSPSGPMYQAGTLSGNPLAMTAGIKTLELLKQQGTYEKLEALTKKLVDGVITSAKESNVAIYGQSISAMFGFYLCEGPVRNFEEAKSADTNRFSKLHRLMLQKGVYLAPSAFEAGFTSLAHSEDDINSTIKAFQESFSEIS, via the coding sequence GTGACAGACGCGTTGAACACAAAAAGATCTGAAGAAATTTTTGGCTCTGCCAAAAATTTAATGCCTGGTGGAGTCAGTTCACCTGTAAGAGCTTTCAAATCAGTTGAAGGGGATCCAATCGTTTTCGATCGAGTTAAGGGTCCTTATGCCTGGGATGTTGATGGAAACAGATACATCGACTATGTAGGTAGCTGGGGACCTGCTATCTGTGGTCATGCACACCCAGAGGTGATTTCAGCTCTTCAAGAAACGCTTGAAAAAGGCACGAGCTTCGGAGCACCTTGTGTGCTCGAGAATAAGCTTGCTGAAATGGTAATAGATGCCGTACCAAGCGTTGAGATGGTTCGCTTTGTTAACAGCGGCACAGAAGCTTGTATGGCTGTTCTTCGTTTAATGAGAGCCTTTACAGGCAGGGATAAAGTTATAAAGTTCGAGGGGTGCTATCACGGGCATGCAGATATGTTTTTAGTGAAAGCAGGGTCAGGAGTAGCAACACTTGGTCTACCAGACTCACCAGGTGTTCCAAGAAGTACAACCGCCAATACGCTTACTGCGCCCTATAACGACCTTGAAGCTGTAAAAGAGCTTTTTGCTGAAAACCCAGATGCGATTTCTGGAGTCATCCTTGAGCCTGTTGTTGGAAATGCAGGTTTCATTACACCTGAACCAGGATTCTTAGAGGGGTTGAGAGAGGTAACGCAGGAGAACGGTGCTCTTTTAGTTTTTGATGAAGTAATGACTGGCTTTCGAATCAGCTATGGAGGCGCCCAGGAGCGCTTTGGAGTAACTCCAGATTTAACCACTATGGGGAAGGTGATTGGTGGAGGACTTCCAGTAGGAGCCTATGGAGGTCGCAAAGAAATAATGTCAATGGTTTCGCCTTCTGGTCCTATGTATCAAGCCGGTACATTGAGCGGTAATCCTCTTGCCATGACAGCCGGTATTAAAACTCTTGAACTACTTAAGCAACAAGGTACCTATGAAAAATTAGAAGCTCTCACGAAAAAGCTTGTCGATGGAGTCATTACATCTGCTAAAGAATCAAATGTTGCCATTTATGGTCAGAGCATTAGCGCAATGTTCGGTTTTTATCTCTGTGAAGGACCAGTTAGAAACTTTGAAGAAGCTAAATCTGCTGATACAAATCGTTTTAGTAAATTGCATAGACTGATGCTTCAAAAAGGTGTTTATTTAGCGCCAAGTGCATTCGAGGCGGGTTTTACATCACTTGCACATTCTGAAGATGATATAAATTCGACAATAAAAGCTTTTCAAGAAAGTTTCTCTGAAATTTCATAA
- the rplS gene encoding 50S ribosomal protein L19, which produces MSVDSKEPSSEEVKVEDESNASEKSEVKIASETKSKGKKVPIQKLSPAEIIKTFEDAQQRKGLPDIYVGDTVRVGVRISEGNKERVQPYEGVVIAKRHGGIHQTITVRRIFQGIGVERIFLVHSPQVASIKVERRGKVRRAKLFYLRERVGKATRVKQRFDR; this is translated from the coding sequence ATGTCCGTTGATTCGAAAGAACCCTCATCAGAAGAGGTAAAAGTTGAAGATGAATCAAATGCCTCAGAGAAGTCTGAAGTAAAAATTGCTTCTGAAACAAAATCTAAAGGTAAGAAAGTTCCAATTCAAAAGCTCTCTCCTGCAGAAATAATAAAGACTTTTGAAGACGCACAACAAAGAAAAGGTCTCCCTGATATTTACGTAGGAGATACAGTTCGTGTTGGTGTCCGCATAAGTGAAGGCAACAAGGAGAGGGTTCAGCCCTACGAGGGTGTTGTAATAGCAAAGAGACATGGAGGAATTCATCAAACAATTACAGTCAGGAGAATTTTCCAAGGAATAGGAGTTGAAAGAATTTTTCTGGTTCACAGTCCACAAGTTGCATCCATTAAGGTTGAACGCCGAGGTAAAGTAAGAAGAGCGAAGCTTTTCTATCTGCGTGAGCGAGTGGGCAAAGCCACACGCGTAAAGCAGCGCTTCGACCGCTGA
- a CDS encoding prohibitin family protein: protein MTTPFRNVTPNGPGGTTTLLLVLSFTGFLLLTQAFFVVPAGQVSVVTTLGKVSGGSRKPGLNFKVPFVQNTYPFNVQTQVRPEKFDSLTKDLQVISATATVKYALKPNEAGRVFKTISYNDREIYNRIIQPSLLKALKSVFSKYELVTIASSWSDISELVEQTVADELNKFDYVDVQSLDLTGLTIADEYRAAIEQKQIAEQQLLRAQTEVKIAEQEALRYDTLNKSLDDQVLFKLFLDKWNGETQVVPSLPGNSSGNVPVIVRGKN, encoded by the coding sequence ATGACAACTCCATTTCGTAATGTGACTCCGAATGGACCAGGTGGCACAACAACTCTTCTACTTGTCCTTTCATTTACAGGGTTTTTACTTCTTACTCAAGCATTTTTTGTTGTTCCTGCTGGACAAGTTTCAGTTGTCACAACATTAGGTAAAGTAAGTGGTGGATCGCGTAAACCTGGCTTGAATTTCAAAGTACCATTTGTTCAAAATACTTATCCTTTTAATGTTCAAACTCAAGTTAGACCTGAAAAGTTTGATTCATTAACTAAAGATTTACAAGTCATTTCTGCCACGGCCACTGTTAAATATGCTCTAAAGCCAAATGAGGCTGGAAGAGTCTTTAAAACTATTTCTTATAACGATAGAGAAATATATAACAGGATTATTCAGCCATCACTACTTAAAGCACTCAAGTCCGTTTTTTCAAAGTATGAGTTGGTAACAATAGCTAGCTCCTGGAGTGATATTTCTGAGTTGGTTGAGCAAACAGTCGCTGATGAACTTAACAAGTTTGACTACGTTGATGTTCAATCACTCGATTTGACTGGCTTGACTATTGCTGATGAATATCGAGCAGCTATCGAACAAAAACAGATTGCTGAGCAGCAATTATTGAGAGCCCAAACCGAAGTTAAAATTGCAGAGCAAGAAGCTCTTAGATATGACACATTAAATAAAAGCCTTGATGATCAAGTCCTTTTCAAATTGTTTTTAGATAAATGGAATGGTGAGACCCAAGTTGTTCCTTCATTACCAGGAAATAGTTCAGGAAATGTTCCAGTTATTGTCAGAGGAAAAAATTAA
- the xth gene encoding exodeoxyribonuclease III yields MLVATWNVNSIRSRIDLVKEWLVTNKIDILCLQETKTEDRFFPVEIFSNLGYEVSISGQKSYNGVAIISRFPINDIKIGFDQVISDYKDLSILSEQKRIISAEINDIRIINVYVPNGSSINSDKFIYKEKWIECLQVYLRKINSNHTPICLLGDFNIAPEDRDIHTPSNYEESIMASSKERKLLRDALGERLEDVFRIFEPSDKNWSWWDYRHSAWERDKGWRIDHIYLTEDILSCANSCWIDREPRSKEKPSDHAPVVVDISWPPSEVKNEFFF; encoded by the coding sequence TTGCTTGTTGCAACATGGAATGTCAATTCTATTCGTTCAAGAATAGATCTTGTCAAAGAATGGCTAGTCACTAACAAGATTGACATTCTTTGCTTACAAGAGACCAAAACAGAAGATCGATTTTTTCCAGTCGAAATCTTTTCAAACCTTGGCTATGAGGTTTCAATCTCTGGGCAAAAGTCTTACAATGGAGTAGCAATAATAAGTAGATTCCCAATTAATGATATAAAGATTGGTTTTGATCAAGTAATATCGGACTACAAAGATTTATCTATATTGAGTGAACAAAAAAGAATTATAAGCGCTGAAATAAATGATATTAGAATTATAAATGTTTATGTTCCAAACGGATCATCTATAAATTCAGATAAGTTTATTTATAAAGAAAAATGGATAGAATGTCTACAGGTTTATCTAAGGAAAATTAATTCGAACCATACACCTATATGTTTATTAGGAGACTTTAATATTGCCCCTGAAGATAGAGATATACATACACCAAGTAATTATGAAGAATCCATTATGGCTTCTTCAAAAGAAAGGAAATTACTTAGAGATGCTTTAGGAGAGAGATTAGAAGATGTTTTCAGGATTTTTGAGCCCAGTGACAAAAATTGGTCTTGGTGGGATTATCGCCATTCAGCCTGGGAAAGAGACAAGGGTTGGCGCATAGATCATATTTACTTAACTGAGGATATTCTTAGTTGTGCCAATAGTTGTTGGATCGACAGAGAGCCAAGATCTAAAGAGAAACCCAGTGATCACGCGCCTGTAGTTGTCGACATTAGCTGGCCTCCATCAGAGGTTAAAAATGAATTTTTCTTTTAA
- a CDS encoding YajQ family cyclic di-GMP-binding protein has protein sequence MPSSYSFDVVSEFDQQELVNAIDQLRREVDQRYDLKDSKTKIDIKEDELSIVSLSDMTIESVKDILLQKATKRNLSLKIFDFQRIETIGGNMVMQIVKLKKGLPQEISKKLSKLVRDNLKKVTVSIQGDSLRITGKNKDDLQSAINLIKNQEDDLEIALQFQNYR, from the coding sequence ATGCCTTCTTCTTATTCTTTTGATGTGGTTTCAGAATTTGATCAGCAGGAATTAGTTAATGCTATTGATCAATTGAGGAGAGAAGTGGATCAAAGGTATGATCTGAAAGACTCAAAGACAAAAATAGATATTAAAGAAGATGAATTATCTATTGTCTCTCTAAGTGATATGACAATCGAATCTGTAAAAGATATTTTATTACAGAAAGCCACTAAAAGAAATTTATCATTAAAGATATTTGATTTTCAAAGAATTGAAACTATAGGAGGCAATATGGTAATGCAAATTGTTAAATTAAAGAAAGGTTTGCCTCAAGAAATTTCAAAGAAATTAAGTAAGTTAGTTCGAGATAATCTCAAGAAAGTAACTGTATCAATACAAGGTGATAGCTTGAGAATTACAGGTAAAAATAAAGATGATTTGCAATCTGCAATTAATTTAATTAAGAACCAGGAAGATGATTTAGAGATAGCTCTACAATTTCAAAATTATAGATAA